The following proteins are encoded in a genomic region of Takifugu flavidus isolate HTHZ2018 chromosome 3, ASM371156v2, whole genome shotgun sequence:
- the sb:cb1058 gene encoding uncharacterized protein sb:cb1058 has protein sequence MTIGRNSRNGSARSSIRAPKFLDKSGGFYCRLDEPVAVGDGDGEGGQREKADDFSEGVMEDDGETLLQRKASRRSSRWRRSSRRKQRETEGDPAGMEEPAEGQAEAPGSQEVVLQESAGGPGEPTLGHFTNREEADDRVLIRDAERGHGGEGEEERRAAREQKEGMKMVKRMTAKNYRKALDQALRRGWEAFITNLYSITLTPVTSPSPPLKKKQDHGATFAEIQVTARPL, from the exons ATGACAATCGGCAGGAACTCCAGGAATGGCTCTGCACGGAGCTCCATCAGGGCGCCAAAGTTCCTGGACAAATCCGGCGGGTTCTACTGTCGCCTGGACGAGCCCGTTGCTgtgggggacggggacggggagggggggcagagggaaaAGGCCGATGACTTCAGCGAAGGAGTGATGGAGGATGACGGAGAGACGCTGCTCCAGAGGAAAGCCAGCCGCCGCAGCAGCCGGTGGAGACGGAGTtccaggaggaagcagagggagaCCGAGGGGGACCCGGCCGGGATGGAGGAGCCCGCGGAGGGCCAGGCCGAGGCCCCCGGCTCCCAGGAGGTGGTCCTCCAGGAGAGCGCCGGAGGCCCCGGGGAGCCCACGCTGGGCCACTTCACCAACCGGGAGGAGGCGGACGACCGGGTCCTGATCCGGGACGCGGAGAGGGGCCACggcggggagggagaggaggagcggagggctgcgagggagcagaaggaggggatgaagatggtgaagagGATGACCGCCAAGAATTACCGCAAG GCCTTGGACCAAGCCCTCCGACGGGGGTGGGAGGCCTTCATCACCAACCTCTACAGCATCACGCTCACGCCCGTGACCTCGCCCTCGCCGCCgctgaagaagaagcaggaccACGGCGCCACTTTCGCTGAAATCCAAGTAACAGCCCGGCCTCTGTAG
- the LOC130522255 gene encoding THAP domain-containing protein 2-like, with translation MPDFCAAYGCSNERNAQTKSRGITFHRFPKDSTLRKQWELAVKRKDFVASGRSLLCSEHFRPHEFDSTGQTVRLRHGVKPSVFNFPSRSQKRAPPRATKASRKAEESLPAESPQPLHEDEPHSNADHNYALPASPTALKARLREALARVESLEREKRNSLLRERRAEKRVLALLQDLDTLQATL, from the exons ATGCCGGACTTCTGTGCTGCGTACGGATGCTCCAATGAGCGCAACGCACAAACCAAATCTCGGGGGATCACTTTTCACAG GTTTCCTAAAGACAGCACATTAAGGAAACAGTGGGAACTGGCAGTGAAACGGAAAGACTTTGTGGCATCTGGGAGGTCCCTGCTCTGCAGTGAGCACTTCAGGCCTCATGAGTTTGACAGTACAGGACAAACTGTCCGGCTGAGACACGGAGTCAAACCATCCGTCTTTAACTTCCCGTCTCGTTCACAAAAG CGAGCGCCACCAAGGGCAACAAAAGCTTCGAGGAAAGCAGAAGAGAGCCTGCCAGCGGAGTCGCCTCAGCCCCTCCATGAAGATGAACCGCATTCTAACGCC GACCACAATTATGCTTTGCCTGCTTCTCCGACTGCTCTGAAGGCCCGTCTTAGAGAAGCTCTGGCTAGAGTGGAGAGTCTGGAGCGCGAGAAGAGAAATAGCCTGCTGCGGGAGCGAAGGGCGGAGAAAAGAGTGCTCGCTCTTCTCCAGGATCTCGATACGCTTCAAGCCACGCTTTAA
- the arl2 gene encoding ADP-ribosylation factor-like protein 2 translates to MGLLTILKKMKQKEREMRLLMLGLDNAGKTTILKKFNGEDVSTISPTLGFNIKTLEHKGFKLNIWDVGGQKSLRSYWRNYFESTDGLVWVVDSADRLRMEDCGQELSKLLQEERLAGATLLVFANKQDLPGALSKDAIQEALALDEIKSHHWCIIGCSAVTGENLLAGVDWLLDDIAARIFTAE, encoded by the exons ATGGGTTTGTTGACAATATTGAAGAAGATGAAGCAAAAGGAGCGAGAAATGAGGCTGCTAATGTT GGGGCTGGATAACGCAGGCAAAACCACCATCCTGAAGAAGTTTAACGGAGAAGATGTGAGCACCATCTCACCGACTTTAGGCTTCAACATCAAAACTCTGGAGCACAAAGG ATTTAAGTTGAATATTTGGGATGTTGGGGGTCAGAAGTCCCTGCGCTCCTACTGGAGGAACTACTTTGAGAGCACAGACGGGCTGGTGTGGGTGGTGGACAGTGCAGACCGGCTCAGGATGGAGGACTGCGGGCAGGAGCTCAgcaagctgctgcaggaagag AGGTTAGCTGGTGCAACGCTGCTGGTGTTTGCTAACAAACAGGATTTACCTGGAGCTCTGTCCAAGGATGCAATCCAGGAG GCCCTGGCCCTGGATGAGATCAAGAGCCATCACTGGTGCATCATTGGCTGCAGCGCAGTGACGGGGGAGAACTTGCTGGCAGGAGTGGACTGGTTACTGGACGACATCGCTGCGAGGATCTTCACTGCCGAGTGA
- the batf2 gene encoding uncharacterized protein batf2 isoform X1, with product MEGSPDDPLQVELISLFTDSVDMSISSSSLSTEERHSNTPSSEQEGDGRTRQPGMKKKDKNREAARKSRKKQTERADQLHQDLESLEGTNSALRKEIASLEREALLYTAALERHKPFCCLKGPGSGPADPLSVSFPDSNQTSTPAATSSASLGGSSPLTPAPAATSCELFSSGSSKTSPHSSFITAPAPHSLFHCPGADSSHPLCPVSIPQTHLVENLNDSKPSYSHPSSTNPGLPLSLLTVPSPLGAPQTSPGTREYLELRSSLEDTSRDISFLELLEVNDWILQEGETNCVVSEQ from the exons ATGGAAGGGTCCCCGGACGATCCGCTACAGGTAGAGCTGATCTCTTTATTCACGGACAGCGTGGACATGTCCATCAGCTCCAGTTCCTTGTCAACGGAAGAGAGACATAGTAACACACCCAGCTCG GAGCAAGAAGGAGATGGACGGACGAGGCAGCCAGGGATGAAGAAAAAGGACAAGAACAGAGAAGCTGCGcggaagagcaggaaaaagcaaACAGAAAGGGCCGACCAACTTCACCAg GACCTGGAGTCTCTGGAGGGCACTAACTCTGCCCTCAGGAAGGAGATAGCCTCCTTAGAGCGGGAGGCCCTCCTCTACACTGCTGCCCTGGAGCGCCACAAGCCTTTCTGCTGCCTCAAGGGTCCCGGCTCTGGTCCAGCGGACCCTCTCTCCGTGTCCTTCCCGGACTCTAACCAGACCTCCACTCCGGCCGCTACATCCTCAGCTTCTCTTGGAGGAAGCTCGCCTTTGACCCCAGCTCCCGCGGCCACATCCTGTGAGCTCTTCTCCTCCGGCAGCTCTAAAACTTCCCCACATTCCTCCTTCATCACAGCGCCTGCTCCTCACTCTTTGTTTCATTGCCCCGGGGCAGACTCCTCTCACCCCCTGTGTCCTGTGAGCATCCCCCAGACTCACCTGGTTGAAAACCTCAACGATTCCAAACCAAGTTACTCCCACCCCTCCAGCACAAATCCGGGGCTCCCTCTGTCCCTGCTCACGGTCCCCAGCCCCCTCGGAGCGCCCCAGACCTCCCCTGGTACCAGAGAGTACTTGGAACTACGGAGTTCTCTGGAGGACACCTCCAGAGACATCAGCTTTCTGGAGCTCCTCGAGGTCAACGACTGGATATTACAAGAGGGCGAAACGAACTGTGTTGTTTCTGAACAGTAG
- the batf2 gene encoding basic leucine zipper transcriptional factor ATF-like 2 isoform X2, with protein MKKKDKNREAARKSRKKQTERADQLHQDLESLEGTNSALRKEIASLEREALLYTAALERHKPFCCLKGPGSGPADPLSVSFPDSNQTSTPAATSSASLGGSSPLTPAPAATSCELFSSGSSKTSPHSSFITAPAPHSLFHCPGADSSHPLCPVSIPQTHLVENLNDSKPSYSHPSSTNPGLPLSLLTVPSPLGAPQTSPGTREYLELRSSLEDTSRDISFLELLEVNDWILQEGETNCVVSEQ; from the exons ATGAAGAAAAAGGACAAGAACAGAGAAGCTGCGcggaagagcaggaaaaagcaaACAGAAAGGGCCGACCAACTTCACCAg GACCTGGAGTCTCTGGAGGGCACTAACTCTGCCCTCAGGAAGGAGATAGCCTCCTTAGAGCGGGAGGCCCTCCTCTACACTGCTGCCCTGGAGCGCCACAAGCCTTTCTGCTGCCTCAAGGGTCCCGGCTCTGGTCCAGCGGACCCTCTCTCCGTGTCCTTCCCGGACTCTAACCAGACCTCCACTCCGGCCGCTACATCCTCAGCTTCTCTTGGAGGAAGCTCGCCTTTGACCCCAGCTCCCGCGGCCACATCCTGTGAGCTCTTCTCCTCCGGCAGCTCTAAAACTTCCCCACATTCCTCCTTCATCACAGCGCCTGCTCCTCACTCTTTGTTTCATTGCCCCGGGGCAGACTCCTCTCACCCCCTGTGTCCTGTGAGCATCCCCCAGACTCACCTGGTTGAAAACCTCAACGATTCCAAACCAAGTTACTCCCACCCCTCCAGCACAAATCCGGGGCTCCCTCTGTCCCTGCTCACGGTCCCCAGCCCCCTCGGAGCGCCCCAGACCTCCCCTGGTACCAGAGAGTACTTGGAACTACGGAGTTCTCTGGAGGACACCTCCAGAGACATCAGCTTTCTGGAGCTCCTCGAGGTCAACGACTGGATATTACAAGAGGGCGAAACGAACTGTGTTGTTTCTGAACAGTAG
- the ppp2r5b gene encoding serine/threonine-protein phosphatase 2A 56 kDa regulatory subunit beta isoform isoform X1: protein METTKLPPSSPSSPTTGFLVPSAEKVDGFPRRSMRRARQRRSHSSSQFRYQSSQVELTPLPLLKDAPVAELHDLFCKKLQQCCVMFDFLDCVADLKGKEIKRAALNELVESVATSRGVLIEPLYPEAIKMISVNIFRTLPPSENPEFDPEEDEPTLEASWPHLQLVYEFFLRFLESLDFQPSMAKRYVDQKFVLQLLELFDSEDPREREYLKTILHRVYGKLLGLRAYIRKQINNIFLRFIYETEHFNGVAELLEILGSIINGFALPLKSEHKQFLVRVLIPLHTARSLSIFHAQLAYCVVQFMEKDATVTEYIIRGLLKYWPKTCTQKEVMFLGEIEEILDVIEPSQFIRIQEPLFKQIAACISSPHFQVKARPPPHRRTALLSGHRLLCVFGSQVAERALYFWNNEYILSLIEENCRVILPLVFATLYRVSKEHWNQTIVSLIYNVLKTFMEMNSKLFDDLTASYKVEKQKELKRERERTELWRGLEEHQERRMQMLTDAARNQRNLQERGERGDLPAPSSPQAAHSDQLELKSGGTPSYSSGAAESAT, encoded by the exons ATGGAGACCACCAAGCTGCCCCCATCCAGCCCATCCTCGCCGACCACCGGCTTCCTGGTGCCGTCCGCCGAGAAGGTGGACGGCTTCCCGCGCAGGTCCATGCGCCGGGCCCGGCAGAGGAGGTCCCACAGCTCGTCCCAGTTCCGCTACCAGAGCTCCCAGGTGGAACTCACCCCGCTCCCCCTGCTCAAAG ATGCCCCGGTGGCAGAGCTGCACGACCTGTTCTgcaagaagctgcagcagtgcTGCGTGATGTTCGACTTCCTGGACTGCGTGGCCGACCTGAAGGGGAAGGAGATCAAACGCGCCGCGCTCAACGAGCTGGTGGAGAGCGTGGCCACGAGCAGAGGGGTCCTCATAGAGCCGCTCTACCCAGAGGCCATAAAGATG ATCTCCGTAAATATCTTCCGGACCCTCCCGCCCAGCGAGAACCCGGAGTTTGACCCGGAAGAAGATGAACCGACGCTGGAAGCCTCCTGGCCTCATCTGCAG CTGGTCTATGAGTTCTTTCTGCGTTTCCTGGAGAGCCTGGACTTCCAGCCCTCCATGGCCAAACGCTACGTGGACCAGAagtttgtcctgcag CTCCTGGAGCTGTTTGACAGCGAGGACCCCAGGGAACGGGAGTACCTGAAGACCATCCTGCACCGCGTCTACGGAAAACTACTGGGTCTCCGGGCCTACATCCGCAAACAGATCAACAACATCTTCCTCAG GTTCATTTATGAAACTGAGCACTTCAACGGCGTcgcggagctgctggagatccTCGGCAG CATCATAAACGGCTTCGCGCTGCCTTTGAAATCCGAGCATAAGCAGTTCCTGGTCCGGGTTCTCATCCCGCTGCACACAGCAAGGTCCCTCTCCATCTTCCACGCACAG CTTGCCTACTGTGTGGTGCAGTTTATGGAGAAAGATGCTACCGTGACTGAATAT ATTATCAGAGGGCTGCTCAAATACTGGCCCAAAACGTGCACGCAGAAAGAG GTGATGTTTCTGGGCGAGATCGAGGAGATCCTGGACGTGATCGAGCCGTCCCAGTTCATCCGGATCCAGGAGCCGCTCTTCAAGCAGATCGCAGCCTGTATCTCCAGCCCTCACTTCCAGGTAAAAgcccgcccccctccccacagacggactgctttattatctggtcACCgactcttgtgtgtgtttgggtcccAGGTAGCAGAGCGGGCTCTTTATTTCTGGAATAACGAGTACATCCTCAGTCTGATAGAGGAGAACTGCCGGGTCATCCTGCCGCTGGTGTTCGCCACTCTCTACAGAGTCTCCAAGGAGCACTGGAACCA GACCATCGTGTCTCTCATCTACAACGTGCTGAAGACCTTCATGGAGATGAACAGCAAGTTGTTTGATGACCTCACCGCCTCCTACAAAGTGGAGAAACAGAA AGAGCTGAAGCGAGAGAGGGAGCGCACAGAGCTCTGGCGAGGCCTGGAGGAGCACCAAGAGCGGCGGATGCAGATGCTAACCGACGCCGCCCGCAACCAGCGCAACCTCCAGGAGCGAGGTGAGAGAGGCGACCTGCCCGCCCCGTCCTCCCCGCAGGCGGCTCACTCCGACCAGCTGGAGCTTAAATCCGGAGGGACCCCCTCTTACTCCTCCGGAGCGGCGGAGAGCGCCACCTAG
- the ppp2r5b gene encoding serine/threonine-protein phosphatase 2A 56 kDa regulatory subunit beta isoform isoform X2: METTKLPPSSPSSPTTGFLVPSAEKVDGFPRRSMRRARQRRSHSSSQFRYQSSQVELTPLPLLKDAPVAELHDLFCKKLQQCCVMFDFLDCVADLKGKEIKRAALNELVESVATSRGVLIEPLYPEAIKMISVNIFRTLPPSENPEFDPEEDEPTLEASWPHLQLVYEFFLRFLESLDFQPSMAKRYVDQKFVLQLLELFDSEDPREREYLKTILHRVYGKLLGLRAYIRKQINNIFLRFIYETEHFNGVAELLEILGSIINGFALPLKSEHKQFLVRVLIPLHTARSLSIFHAQLAYCVVQFMEKDATVTEYIIRGLLKYWPKTCTQKEVMFLGEIEEILDVIEPSQFIRIQEPLFKQIAACISSPHFQVAERALYFWNNEYILSLIEENCRVILPLVFATLYRVSKEHWNQTIVSLIYNVLKTFMEMNSKLFDDLTASYKVEKQKELKRERERTELWRGLEEHQERRMQMLTDAARNQRNLQERGERGDLPAPSSPQAAHSDQLELKSGGTPSYSSGAAESAT, from the exons ATGGAGACCACCAAGCTGCCCCCATCCAGCCCATCCTCGCCGACCACCGGCTTCCTGGTGCCGTCCGCCGAGAAGGTGGACGGCTTCCCGCGCAGGTCCATGCGCCGGGCCCGGCAGAGGAGGTCCCACAGCTCGTCCCAGTTCCGCTACCAGAGCTCCCAGGTGGAACTCACCCCGCTCCCCCTGCTCAAAG ATGCCCCGGTGGCAGAGCTGCACGACCTGTTCTgcaagaagctgcagcagtgcTGCGTGATGTTCGACTTCCTGGACTGCGTGGCCGACCTGAAGGGGAAGGAGATCAAACGCGCCGCGCTCAACGAGCTGGTGGAGAGCGTGGCCACGAGCAGAGGGGTCCTCATAGAGCCGCTCTACCCAGAGGCCATAAAGATG ATCTCCGTAAATATCTTCCGGACCCTCCCGCCCAGCGAGAACCCGGAGTTTGACCCGGAAGAAGATGAACCGACGCTGGAAGCCTCCTGGCCTCATCTGCAG CTGGTCTATGAGTTCTTTCTGCGTTTCCTGGAGAGCCTGGACTTCCAGCCCTCCATGGCCAAACGCTACGTGGACCAGAagtttgtcctgcag CTCCTGGAGCTGTTTGACAGCGAGGACCCCAGGGAACGGGAGTACCTGAAGACCATCCTGCACCGCGTCTACGGAAAACTACTGGGTCTCCGGGCCTACATCCGCAAACAGATCAACAACATCTTCCTCAG GTTCATTTATGAAACTGAGCACTTCAACGGCGTcgcggagctgctggagatccTCGGCAG CATCATAAACGGCTTCGCGCTGCCTTTGAAATCCGAGCATAAGCAGTTCCTGGTCCGGGTTCTCATCCCGCTGCACACAGCAAGGTCCCTCTCCATCTTCCACGCACAG CTTGCCTACTGTGTGGTGCAGTTTATGGAGAAAGATGCTACCGTGACTGAATAT ATTATCAGAGGGCTGCTCAAATACTGGCCCAAAACGTGCACGCAGAAAGAG GTGATGTTTCTGGGCGAGATCGAGGAGATCCTGGACGTGATCGAGCCGTCCCAGTTCATCCGGATCCAGGAGCCGCTCTTCAAGCAGATCGCAGCCTGTATCTCCAGCCCTCACTTCCAG GTAGCAGAGCGGGCTCTTTATTTCTGGAATAACGAGTACATCCTCAGTCTGATAGAGGAGAACTGCCGGGTCATCCTGCCGCTGGTGTTCGCCACTCTCTACAGAGTCTCCAAGGAGCACTGGAACCA GACCATCGTGTCTCTCATCTACAACGTGCTGAAGACCTTCATGGAGATGAACAGCAAGTTGTTTGATGACCTCACCGCCTCCTACAAAGTGGAGAAACAGAA AGAGCTGAAGCGAGAGAGGGAGCGCACAGAGCTCTGGCGAGGCCTGGAGGAGCACCAAGAGCGGCGGATGCAGATGCTAACCGACGCCGCCCGCAACCAGCGCAACCTCCAGGAGCGAGGTGAGAGAGGCGACCTGCCCGCCCCGTCCTCCCCGCAGGCGGCTCACTCCGACCAGCTGGAGCTTAAATCCGGAGGGACCCCCTCTTACTCCTCCGGAGCGGCGGAGAGCGCCACCTAG